The Flavobacteriales bacterium genomic sequence TTGTTGCAAAAGGTCCTTCTCACGTCTTCTGCTTCTTCTTCTTTGCTGCCGGAAACAAAATGTTGTTCAGGATCAGCCGGTATCCGGGTGAGTTCGGATGCAGGCTGAGGTCGGTCGGCGGGTCGCCCACCAGGTGGCGGTAGTCTTCCGGGTCGTGTCCGCCATAGAAGGTCCATGTGCCTTTGCCGTATTCCCCGTGGATGTATCTCACTTCATTGGCCGCTTTGGTTTCACCCATCACCAGCACCGTGGGTTTTACATATTGTTTGCGGAATGCAGTGGTTTGCCCCATGAAGCCCTTGATCACCATTTCGTGGTTCTGGCACAACATGGTGGGTACAGGGTCCCACTTCGCAGAGAACTCGAACAGGGTGAAGTAGTCGAGGTTTTCGTTGATCACGCGGGGCGGGGGGTAGTTCGGACTGTTATCGATATTGGAGAACTCGTACTGATAAGGATCGGTGGAGAGCTGGAAATTGGTGAATGCAAAACATTTGCTGTAATCCAGTTTGCTGTTCATCTGCGGGTCGGCGGCATCTCCGTCGAACATGCTTTCGCAGATGTCAACCCCTTCCGCTGCCAGGGCGATGTCATACGAATCGGTGGCGGAGCACATGGCAAACAGGAAGCCACCACCGGCGGTGAAGTCGCGGATGTGTTTGGCCACCGCCAGCTTCAGTTCCGACACTTTGGAGAATCCCAGCTGGTGGGCCATCGCTTCGGTTTCCCGTACCTGTTCCTGGTACCAGGCGTATTGGGCATAGGCGCGGTAAAACCTTCCGTACTGTCCGGTGAAGTCTTCGTGGTGGAGGTGCAGCCAGTCGTACAGTGGAAGTTTTCCTTCAATGATCTCTTCATCGTACACCACATCATAGGGGATCTCGGCGTAGGTCAGCACCAGGGTCACGGCATCATCCCAAGGTTGTTTGTTCTTGGGTGAGTACACGGCGATCTTCGGGGCCTTCTCCAGCTTCATCACATCCATGTTCACTTCCGGGTCGGCGATTTCGTTGAGGATCTGGGTCACCTGTACGTCGGCAAGGATTTCATAGGAAACACCGCGGATGACGCATTCGTTCTCGATGGCGCTGTTGCGCTCGCACAGGAAACTTCCGCCGCGGTAGTTCAGCAGCCACTTGACTTCGATGTTGTGCTGCAGTACCCAGTAAGCGATGCCGTAAGCTTTGAGGTGGTTCTTCTGGCCGTCTTTGTCCATCGGGATCAGGATGGACGCTGCCTGCAGTCCAAATGAAATGAACAGGCAGGCCGTGAGCAGGATGAATGGAAGCGAACGTTTAGAACGGCTGGTTCTCGTCGTCTTCAATGTCATCCATGCGTGATGACCGTGTGATGGTATTGGGTCCTTCCTCATGCGAATGGAAGGGAGCATCGAAATCATTCGTCTCCCAATCTTCAAATTTAGCCAACTT encodes the following:
- a CDS encoding asparagine synthetase B, yielding MLLTACLFISFGLQAASILIPMDKDGQKNHLKAYGIAYWVLQHNIEVKWLLNYRGGSFLCERNSAIENECVIRGVSYEILADVQVTQILNEIADPEVNMDVMKLEKAPKIAVYSPKNKQPWDDAVTLVLTYAEIPYDVVYDEEIIEGKLPLYDWLHLHHEDFTGQYGRFYRAYAQYAWYQEQVRETEAMAHQLGFSKVSELKLAVAKHIRDFTAGGGFLFAMCSATDSYDIALAAEGVDICESMFDGDAADPQMNSKLDYSKCFAFTNFQLSTDPYQYEFSNIDNSPNYPPPRVINENLDYFTLFEFSAKWDPVPTMLCQNHEMVIKGFMGQTTAFRKQYVKPTVLVMGETKAANEVRYIHGEYGKGTWTFYGGHDPEDYRHLVGDPPTDLSLHPNSPGYRLILNNILFPAAKKKKQKT